The Candidatus Palauibacter australiensis genome includes a region encoding these proteins:
- a CDS encoding MGMT family protein → MASDLHERICNVVARIPAGRVATYGQVAQLAGLGGQARLVGYALYASDRPLPWHRVINARGEISPRGDSYSEMIQYQLLANEGVEFDKWGRISLKRFRWNGEMPPATGEPPPVAGGSQ, encoded by the coding sequence ATGGCTTCGGACCTCCACGAGCGGATCTGCAACGTCGTCGCCCGGATTCCGGCCGGTCGCGTCGCCACCTACGGGCAGGTCGCGCAGCTCGCCGGGCTCGGCGGACAGGCCCGGCTCGTAGGCTATGCGCTCTACGCTTCCGACCGGCCGCTCCCGTGGCACCGGGTGATCAACGCGCGTGGCGAGATCAGCCCCCGTGGCGACTCGTACTCCGAGATGATCCAGTACCAGTTGCTGGCCAACGAAGGGGTGGAATTCGACAAGTGGGGACGCATCTCGCTCAAGCGCTTCCGCTGGAACGGGGAGATGCCCCCCGCGACCGGCGAGCCTCCTCCTGTCGCTGGCGGGTCTCAGTAA
- a CDS encoding serpin family protein — protein sequence MTEARTFASGGPRARSGARRLRLIGLRTVLLLAAAGCGESPTGPPGGVDEITRLPRALSAAEVEVIRAGNRFAFRLLAQANHPGDNLFLSPFSASMALGMTMNGAAGETWSQMRDVLGFGALAEDEVNAAYASLMELLIGLDPAVETAVGNSVWTRQGFPVHANFLTAVRRSFEAEVAELDFANPSASVRINDWVKAATNGRIENIVPAAIPANVVMYLINAIYFKAPWTFQFDPSHTRTEPFHLDDGSTRTVPLMTLRRDLPYQENDRFQAVDLPYGGSAFSMTVLLPTPGVSVDELAASLDAARWEDIADSFRETDVTLFLPRFRMAYERTLNDDLSALGMVDAFDHRADLTRLSPAGGLWISSVKQKSWVEVNEEGTEAAAATVVTVVESAGQVVRADRPFLFFIRERLSGTILFAGKVASPPAG from the coding sequence ATGACCGAGGCGAGAACGTTCGCATCCGGGGGTCCGCGCGCCCGATCCGGCGCGCGCCGCCTCCGGCTCATCGGCCTGCGGACCGTTCTCCTGCTCGCCGCCGCGGGGTGCGGCGAATCGCCCACGGGCCCGCCGGGGGGCGTGGACGAGATCACCCGGCTTCCGCGTGCCTTGAGCGCCGCGGAAGTCGAGGTCATCAGGGCGGGCAACCGGTTCGCCTTCCGCCTCCTCGCGCAGGCCAACCACCCCGGCGACAATCTGTTCCTGTCGCCTTTCTCGGCTTCCATGGCGCTTGGGATGACCATGAACGGGGCTGCGGGGGAGACCTGGAGCCAGATGCGTGACGTGCTGGGATTCGGGGCCCTCGCCGAGGACGAGGTCAACGCCGCCTACGCGTCGCTGATGGAGCTCCTCATCGGCCTCGACCCGGCCGTCGAGACGGCCGTCGGAAACTCGGTGTGGACTCGGCAGGGCTTCCCGGTGCATGCGAACTTCCTGACCGCCGTGCGCCGGAGCTTCGAAGCCGAGGTGGCGGAACTCGACTTCGCGAATCCTTCGGCGTCCGTCCGGATCAACGACTGGGTCAAGGCCGCGACGAACGGCCGCATCGAAAACATCGTTCCCGCGGCAATCCCCGCCAACGTCGTCATGTATCTGATCAACGCGATCTATTTCAAGGCTCCGTGGACGTTCCAGTTCGATCCGTCCCACACGCGAACCGAGCCTTTCCACCTCGACGACGGATCCACGCGGACCGTACCACTCATGACCCTGCGGAGGGACCTGCCCTATCAGGAGAACGACCGATTCCAGGCCGTGGACCTGCCGTACGGGGGCAGCGCGTTCTCGATGACGGTCCTCCTTCCAACGCCGGGCGTGAGCGTGGACGAACTCGCTGCGTCTCTCGACGCGGCGCGATGGGAGGATATCGCCGACAGCTTCCGCGAGACCGATGTTACGCTCTTCCTCCCGCGCTTTCGGATGGCCTACGAACGTACGTTGAACGACGATCTGAGCGCGCTCGGCATGGTCGACGCGTTCGATCACCGGGCGGATCTCACAAGACTCTCGCCGGCCGGAGGCCTTTGGATCTCCAGCGTGAAGCAGAAGTCCTGGGTCGAGGTCAACGAAGAGGGTACCGAGGCAGCCGCCGCCACCGTGGTCACGGTGGTTGAGAGCGCCGGTCAGGTGGTTCGGGCCGACCGTCCGTTCCTGTTCTTCATCCGGGAGCGCCTCTCGGGCACGATCCTCTTCGCCGGGAAGGTCGCGAGCCCACCCGCGGGCTGA
- a CDS encoding carboxylesterase family protein, producing MRRDFRTYPARTFAGVLLATLAGGGFAAALHAQDTRVETASGHVEGALVDGILSFKGIPFAAPPVGDRRWKPPQPVDAWGQRTLRAQSFGPECMQTPYGAGSFFGGPPAPTAEDCLYLNVWTGAADASERRPVMVWIHGGALTRGSGSTGIYDGTVLAEKGAVVVTINYRLGPFGYLAHPLLTAESEHGSSGNYGVLDQVAALEWVRDNIAAFGGDPERVTIFGESAGSWSVNTLMATPLAAGLFHRAIGQSGGRFGPMMRLSDAPAGGRSAEEIGTAFLGALGAETLEDMRKLSAASVMAGLETPAGRGFRTAENVDGWVLPTDVTTAFAEGTHNNVPVLVGFNADEMTSLSSPRSVPETLGAWREWVAGRVGDDAESFDAAYPVEEEGEIFDAFMRSRGDALFGIQMRTWARASEAAGAGAWLYYFTHEPPGPAKDYLKSYHAAEIVYAFGNVGPGEREALDRQLAQTMSSYWVNFAANGDPNGAGLPPWPAYTRDSEAHLVLGPTVEAGSELRTVQLDFWGRRLRAGTP from the coding sequence ATGCGTCGTGACTTCCGCACCTATCCGGCCCGCACATTCGCCGGCGTCCTGCTCGCCACGCTGGCCGGCGGCGGCTTCGCGGCGGCGCTGCACGCGCAGGACACCCGCGTCGAGACCGCCAGCGGGCACGTCGAGGGCGCCCTCGTCGACGGGATCCTCTCCTTCAAGGGGATCCCGTTCGCGGCTCCGCCCGTGGGGGACCGGCGCTGGAAGCCGCCGCAGCCGGTCGATGCTTGGGGGCAGCGGACGCTGCGGGCGCAGAGCTTCGGCCCGGAGTGCATGCAGACCCCCTACGGCGCGGGTTCGTTCTTCGGAGGTCCCCCCGCCCCTACGGCGGAGGACTGCCTGTACCTCAACGTCTGGACCGGGGCCGCCGACGCCTCGGAGCGGCGGCCGGTCATGGTGTGGATCCACGGCGGCGCGCTCACGCGGGGGTCCGGCTCCACCGGCATCTACGACGGGACGGTGCTGGCGGAAAAGGGCGCGGTCGTGGTCACGATCAACTACCGGCTCGGACCGTTCGGCTACCTCGCGCACCCGCTCCTCACGGCCGAGTCCGAGCACGGATCGTCCGGCAACTACGGGGTTCTCGACCAGGTCGCCGCGCTCGAGTGGGTTCGCGACAACATCGCGGCGTTCGGCGGGGACCCGGAGCGCGTGACGATCTTCGGCGAGTCGGCCGGCTCGTGGAGCGTGAACACGCTGATGGCGACGCCGCTGGCGGCGGGACTCTTCCACCGCGCCATCGGACAGAGCGGGGGGCGGTTTGGCCCCATGATGCGCCTTTCGGACGCACCGGCCGGCGGACGCTCCGCCGAAGAGATCGGAACGGCGTTCCTCGGCGCGCTCGGGGCGGAGACCCTGGAGGACATGCGCAAGCTCTCCGCCGCAAGCGTGATGGCGGGGCTCGAGACGCCGGCCGGACGCGGTTTCAGGACGGCGGAGAACGTGGACGGCTGGGTGTTGCCGACGGACGTGACGACGGCGTTCGCCGAGGGAACGCACAACAACGTCCCGGTGCTCGTCGGATTCAACGCGGATGAGATGACCTCTCTCTCATCCCCGAGATCCGTGCCGGAGACGCTCGGCGCGTGGCGCGAATGGGTGGCCGGCCGCGTCGGCGACGATGCGGAGAGCTTCGACGCCGCCTACCCCGTGGAGGAGGAGGGTGAGATCTTTGACGCCTTCATGCGAAGCCGCGGCGACGCCCTGTTCGGCATCCAGATGCGGACGTGGGCGCGGGCGTCGGAAGCCGCCGGCGCGGGTGCCTGGCTCTATTACTTCACGCACGAACCGCCCGGACCCGCGAAGGACTATCTCAAATCGTACCACGCGGCCGAGATCGTATACGCCTTCGGCAACGTCGGTCCCGGCGAGCGGGAAGCCTTGGACCGCCAGTTGGCGCAGACGATGTCCTCCTACTGGGTCAACTTCGCCGCGAACGGCGACCCGAACGGCGCCGGGCTGCCTCCGTGGCCGGCCTACACGCGCGACTCCGAGGCCCATCTCGTGCTGGGGCCGACGGTCGAAGCCGGAAGCGAACTCCGCACGGTCCAGCTCGATTTCTGGGGGCGGCGCCTCCGCGCCGGGACACCCTGA